CGACCGTCTTTTCCTGAACCAGCAATATTTTCTAATTCAGTAACAGAAACACCTTCTTCCTTTGCAATATTTTTTACTAATGGAGAAAAGAATTTATCTGATCCTGAGAAATCTTGCGGAGCAGCGACAGTTTCTTTAGCAACTTCAATTGTTTTTTCAATTTCTGCTGCTTCAGTTGGAGCAGAAACTTCTTCAGTTACTTTTGCAGTTGGCGCATCACCTTCTGTCTCAATAATTGCAATAGTTTGTCCTACCTGAACTAAATCATCTTTACCGAATAATTGTTCAACTAAAATTCCCGATACTTCGCTTGGTACTTCACTATCAACCTTATCAGTTGCAATTTCAAGTACAGCTTCATCAGCTTCAATTTTGTCTCCAACTTCTTTCAACCAGTTGGTAATGGTTGCTTCAGCGACACTTTCTCCCATTTTAGGAAGCTTTAATTCAAATCTTGCCATATTGTTAATCTAAAGGATGATTTTGATTTTGTGATTGCGAAATTACTGAATATTTTAAATATAAATTACACTTAATATAATTTTTTACTCAATTTTTATAATTTGGCCTCTGTCATTTCGGGAATTGCTTCCAATAATAAAATTGGTGTTTTTGGGGAAAATCTTAAAAGTAATGTTCTTATCTTTAAGAGTTTCTATCATTTTGATACATTTTTTGAATGAAACATAGTGATTATCCAAAATAATCTCTCCTCTTTTACCCTTAAAAAGTAGGCACGAATTTACCATTTTTTCTTTTTTTAAATCCAAAAAGAACACTTTATTTTTTAAAATAGAAGGTAAATTTTCAGACAAAATTTTATTTGAAGAATAAAAAACGACACTTTCAGGCAAAGGTTTTGGTTTAACTTTTCCCTGAAACATTTTTACAAAAGAGAAAAACCAAATACCAATTTGAATAAAAAACTCAAAAAACCACGATTTCTTAAAATGCTTTTGATAAAAGAAATTCATCGCTTCCTGAAAACGTTTCATATACTTTTCGTCTTTTACCGTACTTTCTCCTTTATAATGTAAAACTGTAGTTTCATGAAAATAGAAATTCACCTTTTGTTTTTGTAAAACACGATATGACAAATCAATATCGTCAGCATACATGAAACAATCTTCATCAAAACCTTCTAATTCCAGATATAAATCGCGTTTCAAAAACATAAAAGCTCCAACTAAAATATCGACTTTTCCGGTTTCATCTTCTCCTAAATGTTGTGCATAATATTGATTGAATAATCTTGTTTTTGGAAAGATTTTATATAAACCCAAAATCTTTGTAAAAGCAATCCATGGCGTCGGAATTCCGCGTTTGCTTTCTGGTAGAAATTCTCCCGTTCCGTCAATTAATTTACAGCCTATAATTCCTAAATCTGTTTGCCTTTCGGCGAAAGCCAAAATCCTGACAAACGTATCTTCGGCAACAACTGTATCGGGATTTAGAATGCAAACGTATTTTCCGCTCGCTTGAGAAACGCCAATATTATTGCCTTTTGGAAAACCAAAATTAGAAGCGTTTTCAATTAATTTTACATTCGGAAATTTATTTTTCATCATCAAACAACTCTCATCTGACGAATTATTATCAATAACAATAATTTCAGCATCAAGTGTCGAAATCGCTTCCTGAACACTTAAAACACATTGTTCCAAGAAGTAACGCACATTATAATTAAGAATAATTACCGATAATTGCATGAAAAATATAGGAATTGATTTTTTCGAAAGTTAGAAATTTTCGGCTAAACCCAATCGCAATGACCAATCGTTTTTACTAACTCCAAAATCGAGCACCAAATTACTATTGTTTTGCTTGTTCCATTTAATACGTAAACCGGCTCCAGCTGCAGGATTCCATTTTTTAAAATCGTACGTATCCAACTTTGAAACTGAGGAAATATTAGTAAAAAATACTGCGCCCCAAAATCCGTTTTTAGAAATATCTGTTCGATATTCTGTTTCAAAATACATCAATGCATTGCTTCGGAATCTATTTCTGGTAAAACCGCGACCTGTTTTTCCATCGCGATCCCAACCAATACTTGGCAA
This genomic window from Flavobacterium sp. 9 contains:
- a CDS encoding glycosyltransferase family 2 protein; this translates as MQLSVIILNYNVRYFLEQCVLSVQEAISTLDAEIIVIDNNSSDESCLMMKNKFPNVKLIENASNFGFPKGNNIGVSQASGKYVCILNPDTVVAEDTFVRILAFAERQTDLGIIGCKLIDGTGEFLPESKRGIPTPWIAFTKILGLYKIFPKTRLFNQYYAQHLGEDETGKVDILVGAFMFLKRDLYLELEGFDEDCFMYADDIDLSYRVLQKQKVNFYFHETTVLHYKGESTVKDEKYMKRFQEAMNFFYQKHFKKSWFFEFFIQIGIWFFSFVKMFQGKVKPKPLPESVVFYSSNKILSENLPSILKNKVFFLDLKKEKMVNSCLLFKGKRGEIILDNHYVSFKKCIKMIETLKDKNITFKIFPKNTNFIIGSNSRNDRGQIIKIE